The Paramormyrops kingsleyae isolate MSU_618 chromosome 11, PKINGS_0.4, whole genome shotgun sequence genome includes a window with the following:
- the LOC140593410 gene encoding uncharacterized protein isoform X5, which produces MDQVPHPCSKETTSSTPIASTVLPTPPAHCREILKESPPSTSARPYPLTPTCAYSPELEIGTKPMLIETGSKPTTTSGTIAETYLKKICDIAVETFKAVEEIRMTATIMQEDITKIKAALVTHLPEGEREEVFAIKIHDTPEEFEEFCCKLEDPNFKKLVISFMVATYGQKSIGETVRAILKASMTDSLMARYNRTGTRNMKSLPDIFEKCSLSFESDEIKVKRGKEEITTTVKRETGKQLEIYLSNAASRVRRKSGQNTP; this is translated from the exons ttccccacccctgttctaaaGAGACAACCTCATCAACACCCATTGCAAGCACAGTGCTGCCTACACCACCGGCACACTGTAGAGAGATTTTAAAAG AATCTCCCCCATCAACATCAGCCAGACCCTACCCACTGACTCCCACTTGTGCATATTCTCCAG AATTAGAGATTGGCACTAAACCTATGCTGATAGAGACTGGCAGTAAGCCTACCACTACGTCTGGTACCATAGCTGAAACGTACCTCAAAAAAATTTGTG ATATTGCAGTGGAAACATTCAAGGCCGTGGAGGAGATACGGATGACTGCTACAATCATGCAGGAGgacataacaaaaataaaagcagctcTGGTAACACACTTGCCAGAAGGTGAAAGGGAAGAGGTGTTTGCAATAAAAATTCATGACACACCTGAGGAGTTTGAGGAGTTCTGTTGCAAGCTGGAAGATCCCAACTTTAAGAAACTTGTG ATAAGTTTCATGGTTGCAACTTATGGACAAAAATCAATAGGCGAAACTGTGCGTGCCATTCTCAAGGCCTCAATGACGGACAGCCTGATGGCCAGGTACAACCGAACAGGAACAAGAAATATGAAGAGTCTGCCTGACATCTTTGAAAAATGTAGCCTATCTTTT GAGTCTGATGAAATAAAGGTAAAGCGAGGAAAGGAGGAAATTACCACAACAGTGAAGAGGGAGACCGGCAAACAGCTAGAAATATACCTGTCAAATGCAGCAAGCAGAGTTCGCCGCAAAAGTGGACAAAACACTCCTTGA